The Mammaliicoccus sciuri genome window below encodes:
- the cysS gene encoding cysteine--tRNA ligase, translated as MITLYNTLTRQKEEFIPIEEGKVKMYVCGPTVYNYIHIGNARATVAFDVVRRYLEYRGYDVQYVSNFTDVDDKLIKAANELGETVPEIADRFIEAFYEDTGALNCKRGTANPRVMDHMDDIIAFIAVLVEKGYAYESGGDVYYRTRRFDDYGKLSHQSLDDLKVGARIESGEQKEDALDFTLWKKAKPGEIKWDSPWGEGRPGWHIECSVMAQVHLGDTIDIHAGGTDLQFPHHENEIAQSEAHNDKTFANYWMHNGFVNINNEKMSKSLGNFILVHDIIKEIDPDVLRFFMVGAHYRNPINYDLELVQAANRGLERIRNSYQSLVDRAQHAVLEEDETEQHIERINEILNDFETSMDDDFNTANAITAWYDLNKLANKYLLENTTSTKTINRFKEVYEIFSEVLGVPLVGKQQNELLDEEIEALIEERNEARKAKNFQRADEIRDALKEQNIILEDTAQGVRFRRG; from the coding sequence ATGATTACGTTATATAATACGTTAACAAGGCAAAAAGAAGAATTTATTCCTATCGAGGAAGGAAAAGTAAAAATGTATGTATGTGGACCGACAGTTTACAACTACATTCATATTGGTAATGCAAGAGCAACAGTAGCATTTGATGTCGTAAGAAGATATTTAGAATACCGTGGTTACGATGTACAATATGTATCTAATTTTACAGATGTTGATGACAAATTAATCAAAGCTGCAAATGAATTAGGTGAAACAGTTCCGGAAATTGCGGATCGTTTTATTGAAGCATTCTACGAAGATACAGGTGCTTTAAATTGTAAACGTGGAACAGCGAATCCAAGAGTAATGGATCACATGGACGATATTATTGCGTTCATAGCTGTATTAGTCGAAAAAGGCTATGCATATGAAAGCGGTGGTGACGTTTATTATCGTACAAGACGTTTTGATGATTACGGTAAGTTGAGCCATCAATCATTAGATGATTTAAAAGTTGGCGCTAGAATAGAATCAGGTGAACAAAAAGAAGATGCGCTAGACTTCACTTTATGGAAAAAAGCTAAACCAGGCGAAATTAAATGGGATAGCCCATGGGGAGAAGGTAGACCAGGTTGGCACATCGAATGTTCTGTAATGGCACAAGTTCATTTAGGCGATACGATTGATATCCATGCTGGTGGAACAGATTTACAATTCCCTCACCACGAAAATGAAATTGCCCAATCAGAAGCACACAATGATAAGACATTTGCGAATTATTGGATGCACAACGGCTTTGTAAATATTAACAACGAAAAAATGAGTAAATCATTAGGTAACTTTATTTTAGTTCATGACATTATAAAAGAAATTGACCCTGATGTATTAAGATTCTTTATGGTAGGTGCGCACTATAGAAATCCAATAAACTATGATTTAGAACTTGTACAAGCAGCTAATAGAGGTTTAGAAAGAATTAGAAATAGTTATCAATCATTAGTTGATAGAGCACAACATGCTGTATTAGAAGAAGATGAAACAGAACAACATATCGAACGTATTAATGAAATATTAAATGACTTTGAAACATCTATGGATGATGATTTCAATACAGCTAATGCAATTACTGCATGGTATGATTTGAATAAATTAGCTAATAAATATTTACTTGAAAATACAACTTCTACAAAAACAATTAATCGTTTCAAAGAAGTGTATGAAATATTTAGTGAAGTTCTCGGTGTACCGTTAGTAGGTAAACAACAAAATGAATTGCTTGATGAAGAAATTGAAGCATTAATTGAAGAACGTAATGAAGCAAGAAAAGCTAAGAACTTCCAAAGAGCGGACGAAATTAGAGATGCACTAAAAGAACAAAATATTATTCTTGAAGACACGGCTCAAGGTGTGAGGTTTAGACGTGGATAA
- the cysE gene encoding serine O-acetyltransferase, with product MFKRVKDDIQMVFDQDPAARSSFEVVMTYSGLHAIWSYLIANWFFKKKMYFIARSISQIARFFTGVEIHPGATIGKRLFIDHGMGIVIGETCRIGNNVTIYQGVTLGGTGKERGKRHPDIGDNVLIAAGAKVLGNIEVGNNVNIGANSVVLKDVTDYSTVVGIPGRIVKQDGLKIGKNFNHTNLPDPIYEQLKELERQLEKTKNGEIVDDYVI from the coding sequence ATGTTTAAACGAGTCAAAGATGATATTCAAATGGTATTCGATCAAGACCCTGCAGCAAGATCTTCATTTGAAGTCGTTATGACTTACTCAGGACTACATGCTATATGGAGTTATTTGATCGCTAATTGGTTCTTTAAGAAAAAAATGTACTTTATAGCAAGATCTATATCTCAAATTGCTCGATTTTTCACAGGAGTTGAAATTCATCCAGGTGCTACAATCGGCAAGAGGCTATTCATCGACCATGGCATGGGTATCGTAATAGGTGAAACATGTCGTATCGGCAATAATGTAACAATCTATCAAGGTGTAACACTTGGTGGGACAGGTAAAGAACGCGGAAAAAGACATCCAGATATAGGTGATAATGTACTGATAGCTGCTGGTGCAAAAGTATTAGGTAATATTGAAGTCGGCAACAATGTGAATATTGGCGCGAATTCAGTCGTTCTCAAAGATGTAACAGATTATTCTACAGTAGTTGGTATTCCAGGTAGAATTGTTAAACAAGATGGATTGAAAATTGGTAAGAACTTTAATCATACAAATTTACCAGACCCAATATATGAACAATTAAAAGAATTAGAACGTCAACTTGAAAAGACGAAGAATGGAGAGATTGTTGATGATTACGTTATATAA
- the gltX gene encoding glutamate--tRNA ligase: MSNKVRVRYAPSPTGYLHIGNARTALFNYLFAKHYNGDFVIRIEDTDIARNLEDGEASQFSNLEWLGLDWDESVNKDGGYGPYRQSERGDIYKPLIEKLLAEDKAYKCYMTSEELEAEREEQIARGEMPRYGGKHAHLTKEEQEAFEAEGRQPSIRFRVPQDKEYKFDDIVKGEVSFDSNGIGDWVIVKKDGIPTYNFAVAIDDYYMEISHVIRGDDHISNTPKQLMIYEAFGFEPPQFAHMTLIVNEERKKLSKRDGQILQFIEQYKDLGYLPEAIFNFIGLLGWSPEGEEEIFSKEEFIKIFDEKRLSKSPAFFDKKKLEWINNQYMKEKDSETVFEMTIPHMVKAGLLPESPSEAELTWARDLVGLYQQQMSYAGEIVPLSELFFREHLDFSDEAQEVLDGEQVPTVMAELVKQLETLEPFEPAEIKKSIKAVQKETGIKGKQLFMPIRVAVSGQTHGPELPNTIALLGRDKVLNRLKRFV; this comes from the coding sequence ATGAGTAACAAAGTAAGAGTAAGATACGCGCCAAGTCCGACTGGTTACTTACACATCGGTAACGCAAGAACCGCATTATTTAACTATTTATTTGCGAAACATTATAATGGGGACTTTGTTATACGTATTGAAGATACAGATATAGCCAGAAATTTAGAAGACGGAGAAGCATCACAATTTTCTAACCTTGAATGGTTAGGTTTAGATTGGGATGAGTCTGTTAATAAAGACGGAGGATACGGTCCATATCGTCAATCTGAACGTGGCGACATTTATAAGCCATTAATTGAAAAATTATTAGCTGAAGACAAAGCATATAAATGTTATATGACTTCAGAAGAATTAGAAGCGGAACGCGAAGAGCAAATTGCAAGAGGTGAAATGCCTCGTTATGGTGGAAAACACGCACACTTAACAAAAGAAGAACAAGAAGCATTTGAAGCAGAAGGTAGACAACCAAGTATTCGCTTTAGAGTGCCACAAGATAAAGAATATAAATTCGATGACATCGTTAAAGGTGAAGTATCATTTGATTCAAATGGTATCGGTGACTGGGTAATCGTTAAAAAAGATGGTATCCCAACTTATAATTTTGCGGTTGCGATTGATGATTACTACATGGAAATTTCACACGTTATTCGTGGTGATGATCATATTTCAAACACACCTAAACAACTTATGATTTATGAAGCGTTTGGATTCGAGCCTCCACAATTTGCGCATATGACATTAATCGTTAATGAAGAGCGTAAAAAATTAAGTAAACGTGATGGTCAAATTCTACAGTTCATCGAACAATATAAAGATTTAGGTTATTTACCTGAAGCAATCTTTAACTTTATTGGTTTACTAGGATGGTCTCCTGAAGGCGAAGAAGAAATCTTCTCTAAAGAAGAATTTATTAAAATCTTCGATGAAAAACGTCTTTCTAAATCACCAGCATTCTTTGATAAGAAAAAATTAGAATGGATTAATAACCAATACATGAAAGAAAAAGATTCTGAAACAGTCTTTGAAATGACAATTCCTCATATGGTTAAAGCAGGTTTATTACCTGAAAGTCCATCTGAAGCTGAATTAACTTGGGCAAGGGACTTAGTAGGTTTATATCAACAACAAATGAGTTACGCAGGAGAAATTGTTCCTTTATCTGAGTTATTCTTCAGAGAACATCTTGATTTCAGTGACGAAGCACAAGAAGTCTTAGATGGTGAACAAGTTCCAACTGTTATGGCTGAACTTGTGAAACAACTTGAAACTTTAGAGCCGTTTGAACCAGCAGAAATTAAAAAATCAATTAAAGCTGTTCAAAAAGAAACAGGCATCAAAGGTAAACAATTATTTATGCCTATACGTGTTGCTGTTTCAGGTCAAACTCATGGCCCTGAATTACCAAATACAATTGCGTTGTTAGGTCGAGATAAAGTACTTAACAGATTAAAACGCTTTGTTTGA
- the ispF gene encoding 2-C-methyl-D-erythritol 2,4-cyclodiphosphate synthase yields MFRIGYGYDVHEFDPTRPLIIGSLEIEHTHGLKGHSDADVLLHAITDAILGAASLGDIGKLFPDTDPAFKDADSKLLLKESYEQVLKKGYKLGNVDATIVAEQPKFRPYIDQMRSAIASVLDVSIEDINVKATTNEKLGFLGREEGIQAQAVVLLTSKE; encoded by the coding sequence ATGTTTAGAATAGGTTACGGTTATGATGTGCATGAATTTGATCCGACTAGACCATTGATCATTGGTAGTCTTGAGATTGAACATACACATGGTTTGAAAGGTCACAGTGATGCAGATGTGTTGCTCCATGCAATTACGGATGCTATTCTTGGTGCTGCAAGTCTAGGAGATATAGGAAAGCTATTCCCAGATACAGATCCAGCTTTTAAAGATGCAGATTCAAAGTTATTGCTTAAAGAATCTTATGAACAAGTTTTGAAAAAAGGATATAAACTTGGGAATGTAGATGCTACAATTGTAGCGGAACAACCTAAATTCAGGCCTTATATAGATCAAATGCGAAGTGCAATTGCTTCAGTATTAGACGTGTCTATTGAAGATATAAATGTAAAAGCAACAACGAATGAAAAATTAGGATTTCTAGGAAGAGAAGAAGGCATACAAGCACAAGCTGTGGTATTATTAACAAGTAAAGAATAA
- the ispD gene encoding 2-C-methyl-D-erythritol 4-phosphate cytidylyltransferase: MGFTTIIPAAGQGKRMGTEINKLFLEINGETIIRQTVAVFQEIDSCEQIFIAAHPDEVELMEEHLKDYSKVAGVIPGGQERQHSINEVLKVLIDTEIVMVHDGARPFITQEKINQLYQDVLTKDAVILAVQAKDTIKQVIDGVVEQTYDRSTMWQVQTPQAFKRDIILKAYEQAEAQNYLGTDDASLVERAGYQVHISNGDYDNIKITTHEDLIIAHSILEKRGICDV, translated from the coding sequence TTGGGGTTTACGACAATTATTCCTGCAGCTGGACAAGGTAAAAGAATGGGAACTGAAATCAACAAATTATTTCTAGAAATTAACGGTGAAACAATTATTCGTCAAACTGTTGCCGTGTTTCAAGAAATAGATTCATGTGAACAGATTTTTATTGCTGCGCATCCAGACGAAGTTGAATTAATGGAAGAACATTTAAAGGACTATAGTAAAGTTGCTGGTGTTATTCCAGGTGGTCAAGAAAGACAACATAGCATTAATGAAGTCTTGAAAGTATTGATTGATACCGAAATTGTGATGGTTCATGATGGTGCAAGACCATTTATTACACAAGAAAAAATCAATCAATTATATCAAGATGTCTTAACAAAAGATGCAGTAATCTTAGCAGTTCAAGCTAAGGACACAATCAAGCAAGTTATCGATGGTGTTGTTGAACAAACTTACGATCGCTCAACAATGTGGCAAGTTCAAACACCTCAAGCGTTCAAAAGAGACATAATTTTAAAAGCTTATGAACAAGCAGAAGCACAAAATTATTTAGGTACGGATGATGCTTCGTTAGTAGAGAGAGCAGGGTATCAAGTTCACATATCAAATGGTGATTACGACAACATCAAAATTACAACACACGAAGATTTAATCATTGCACATTCTATACTAGAGAAGCGAGGTATTTGCGATGTTTAG
- a CDS encoding PIN/TRAM domain-containing protein: protein MKILKGLIILCYLVIGSSLGIMVIPELINAFSIQPEQVLTNPYIDGLIGAVVIFLLFGFLIDKIVDMADQGEKYLLKRSILEIFFATVGVMIGLMIAVMVSFILEMIGAPVLKHILPIIIAAFLCYLGFQIGLQKREEILRLFPESISNSLTRQTTSKYAKILDTSAIIDGRILDVVKCHFIDGEILVPQGVIEELQVIADAKDSVKRDKGQRGLDILNELKKTDFSISIIEPTSTHKDVDALLINLAKRYQASIITTDYNLNKVCAVQGIKVLNVNDLSEAIKPVLHQGDIFDLLITKIGKEDDQGVGYLDDGTMVVIEKGREYIGKTIPVEVMSLLQTSSGRIIFAKKVS, encoded by the coding sequence ATGAAAATTTTAAAAGGACTAATCATACTGTGTTATTTAGTCATAGGTTCCTCACTAGGCATTATGGTGATTCCAGAACTGATTAATGCGTTTAGTATCCAACCCGAACAAGTACTGACAAATCCATATATTGATGGTCTTATAGGTGCGGTTGTTATTTTCCTATTGTTTGGGTTTTTGATTGATAAAATTGTAGACATGGCTGATCAAGGAGAAAAATATTTATTAAAAAGGAGTATTCTTGAAATATTCTTCGCCACAGTTGGTGTCATGATAGGCTTAATGATCGCGGTTATGGTTTCGTTTATATTAGAAATGATCGGTGCACCAGTTCTGAAACATATTTTACCTATTATTATTGCTGCTTTTTTATGTTATTTAGGCTTTCAGATTGGTTTGCAAAAGCGAGAAGAAATATTACGATTATTTCCAGAAAGTATATCAAATTCTTTAACAAGGCAAACCACTTCGAAATACGCCAAAATTTTAGATACAAGTGCCATTATTGACGGGAGAATATTAGACGTCGTGAAGTGTCATTTTATAGATGGAGAAATCCTCGTACCTCAAGGTGTTATTGAAGAGTTACAAGTCATTGCGGATGCTAAGGACAGTGTTAAACGCGATAAAGGACAACGTGGGTTAGATATATTAAATGAATTGAAAAAAACGGATTTCTCGATTTCAATTATTGAACCAACGTCTACACATAAAGATGTAGATGCCCTCTTAATCAATTTAGCTAAGCGATATCAAGCAAGTATTATTACAACAGATTATAATTTGAATAAAGTATGTGCAGTTCAAGGTATAAAAGTTCTAAATGTAAATGATTTATCAGAAGCGATTAAACCAGTACTACACCAAGGGGATATTTTCGATTTATTAATTACGAAAATAGGTAAAGAAGATGATCAAGGTGTCGGTTATCTTGATGATGGTACAATGGTCGTCATTGAAAAAGGAAGAGAATATATAGGAAAGACAATTCCTGTTGAAGTGATGAGCTTACTACAAACTTCCTCTGGTAGAATTATATTTGCGAAGAAGGTGTCATAA
- the radA gene encoding DNA repair protein RadA, whose translation MAKKKVIFECLACGYQSPKWMGKCPNCGAWNQMEESIEHKETKGPKNTFKSDVPAQKIEKLKDVKEEDTPRIKTKINEFNRVLGGGVVEGSLVLIGGDPGIGKSTLLLQICAALSQQKNILYVSGEESVRQTKLRAERLVEDSGELNVYAETNLEIIHSMVQKEKPDVLVIDSIQTVFHPEVTSAPGSVSQVRECTQNLMHIAKQMNIATFIVGHVTKDGQIAGPRLLEHMVDTVLYFEGDTHHAYRILRAVKNRFGSTNEMGIFEMKQTGLNEVKNPSEMFLEERTKHVSGSTIVATMEGTRPILVEVQALVTPTTFHNPRRMATGIDHNRLSLLMAVLEKKENFLLQQQDAYIKIAGGVKLSEPAVDLSIVIAIASSFQDKPTKGDDCFVGEVGLTGEVRRVARIDQRVQEAAKLGFKRIIIPKNNIKGLEFPEGTEVIGVSTTREALKIAFNA comes from the coding sequence ATGGCCAAAAAGAAAGTAATATTTGAGTGTTTAGCCTGCGGATATCAATCTCCAAAATGGATGGGGAAATGCCCTAATTGTGGTGCATGGAACCAAATGGAAGAATCAATAGAACATAAAGAAACTAAAGGTCCTAAAAATACATTCAAGTCAGATGTACCCGCACAAAAAATAGAAAAATTAAAAGACGTTAAAGAAGAAGATACACCTAGAATTAAGACTAAAATCAATGAATTTAATCGCGTATTAGGTGGCGGTGTTGTAGAAGGTTCGCTTGTACTCATTGGTGGGGACCCTGGTATTGGTAAATCCACATTATTATTACAAATTTGTGCGGCTTTATCTCAACAAAAAAATATCTTATATGTTTCAGGTGAAGAATCTGTAAGACAAACAAAATTAAGAGCTGAAAGATTAGTTGAAGATTCAGGAGAATTAAATGTTTATGCTGAAACGAATTTAGAGATTATACATAGTATGGTTCAAAAAGAAAAACCAGATGTATTAGTAATAGATTCCATTCAAACTGTCTTCCACCCTGAAGTCACTTCTGCGCCAGGTTCTGTTTCTCAAGTTAGAGAATGTACACAAAATTTAATGCATATCGCAAAACAAATGAATATTGCTACATTTATTGTTGGACACGTAACGAAAGATGGACAAATTGCTGGTCCACGTTTGTTAGAACATATGGTAGATACAGTATTATATTTTGAAGGCGATACACATCATGCATACAGAATATTAAGAGCAGTCAAAAACCGTTTTGGTTCGACAAATGAAATGGGTATTTTTGAAATGAAGCAAACGGGTCTTAACGAAGTTAAAAATCCGTCTGAAATGTTCTTAGAAGAAAGAACGAAACATGTATCGGGTTCGACTATTGTGGCAACTATGGAAGGTACGAGACCTATTTTAGTTGAAGTACAAGCTTTAGTAACGCCAACGACTTTTCATAATCCACGAAGAATGGCAACAGGTATCGATCACAATAGATTAAGCTTATTGATGGCTGTATTAGAGAAGAAAGAGAATTTCTTATTACAACAACAAGACGCATATATCAAAATTGCCGGTGGTGTAAAATTAAGTGAACCCGCAGTAGATTTAAGTATTGTTATCGCGATAGCTTCAAGTTTCCAAGATAAACCTACTAAAGGTGATGATTGTTTCGTAGGAGAGGTTGGCTTAACAGGTGAAGTAAGAAGGGTTGCTAGAATTGATCAACGTGTACAAGAAGCGGCTAAATTAGGATTTAAACGTATTATCATACCTAAAAATAATATTAAAGGTTTAGAATTCCCTGAAGGTACAGAAGTTATTGGCGTATCAACAACAAGAGAAGCATTGAAAATTGCTTTTAATGCATAA
- a CDS encoding ATP-dependent Clp protease ATP-binding subunit produces MLFGRLTERAQRVLAHAQEEAMRLNHSNIGTEHLLLGLMKEPEGIAAKVLDAFGITEEKVTKEVENLIGQGQEQVGAIHYTPRAKKVIELSMDEARKLNHTFVGTEHLLLGLIRENEGVAARVFANLDLNITKARAQVVKSLGSPEQGSKNAQTTKNQATPTLDGLARDLTVIAQDGTLDPVVGRSDEITRVIEVLSRRTKNNPVLIGEPGVGKTAIVEGLAQAIVQNEVPETLKGKRVMSLDMGTVVAGTKYRGEFEERLKKVMEEIHQAGNIVLFIDELHTLIGAGGAEGAIDASNILKPALARGELQCIGATTLDEYRKYIEKDAALERRFQPVTVDEPNTEDSIAILKGLRDRYEAHHRINISDEAIEAAVNMSDRYISDRFLPDKAIDLIDEASSKVRLRNYTTPPSLKELESELETVKKEKDAAVHSQEFENAANLRDKQTKLEKQLEDTKNEWKKAQGEKNTCVTAEDIAVVVANWTGIPITKLNETESERLLNLETILHERVIGQNDAVKSISKAVRRARAGLKDPKRPIGSFIFLGPTGVGKTELARTLADAMFGEEDAMIRVDMSEFMEKHSVSRLVGSPPGYVGHDDGGQLTENVRRKPYSVILFDEIEKAHPDVFNILLQVLDDGHLTDSKGRKVDFRNTVIIMTSNVGAQELQNAKFVGFGAKESGPDYETIRKTMMDELKQQFRPEFLNRVDDIIVFHKLEKTHLKEIVNKMAGNLTNRLSEQGIHITLSDSAQEKIADEGFDLEYGARPLTRAIQKHVEDNLSELILSGQDLVGKDVIVDYRDDEFKFDLSDHKEAEETSKA; encoded by the coding sequence ATGCTATTTGGTAGATTAACAGAACGTGCGCAACGTGTATTAGCGCATGCACAAGAAGAAGCAATGAGATTGAATCATTCAAATATAGGTACGGAACATTTATTATTAGGTTTAATGAAAGAACCTGAAGGCATAGCAGCTAAAGTGTTAGATGCTTTCGGTATTACTGAAGAAAAAGTAACAAAAGAAGTTGAAAACTTAATTGGCCAAGGTCAAGAACAAGTTGGTGCGATTCATTACACACCAAGAGCTAAGAAAGTAATTGAACTTTCAATGGATGAAGCAAGAAAGTTAAACCATACATTTGTTGGAACAGAACATCTATTACTTGGATTAATTCGTGAGAACGAAGGTGTGGCAGCACGTGTATTTGCTAATTTAGATTTAAATATCACGAAAGCAAGAGCACAAGTTGTTAAATCATTAGGTAGTCCAGAGCAAGGTTCAAAAAATGCTCAAACGACTAAAAATCAAGCAACACCAACTTTAGATGGATTAGCAAGAGACTTAACAGTCATTGCGCAAGATGGTACGTTAGATCCAGTAGTTGGTCGTTCAGATGAAATTACACGTGTCATTGAAGTGTTAAGTAGAAGAACTAAAAACAATCCAGTATTAATCGGTGAACCAGGTGTCGGTAAAACGGCTATCGTTGAAGGTTTAGCACAAGCAATCGTACAAAACGAAGTACCAGAAACATTAAAAGGTAAACGCGTTATGTCATTAGACATGGGTACTGTTGTAGCAGGTACTAAATATCGTGGTGAATTTGAAGAAAGACTTAAAAAAGTAATGGAAGAAATTCATCAAGCAGGCAATATCGTGTTATTCATCGATGAGTTACACACACTGATTGGTGCAGGTGGAGCAGAAGGTGCTATCGACGCATCAAACATCTTGAAACCAGCATTAGCTCGTGGAGAACTACAATGTATCGGTGCAACTACATTAGATGAATACCGTAAATATATTGAAAAAGATGCTGCATTAGAACGTCGTTTCCAACCTGTAACAGTTGATGAACCAAATACTGAAGATTCAATTGCGATTTTAAAAGGTTTGAGAGATCGTTACGAAGCGCATCACCGTATTAATATTTCAGATGAAGCGATTGAAGCGGCCGTTAATATGAGTGACCGTTACATTTCAGATAGATTCCTACCTGATAAAGCAATCGATTTAATCGATGAAGCAAGTTCTAAAGTAAGACTTAGAAACTATACAACACCTCCAAGTCTTAAAGAACTTGAATCAGAATTAGAAACAGTTAAGAAAGAAAAAGATGCTGCCGTACATTCTCAAGAGTTTGAAAATGCAGCTAATTTAAGAGATAAACAAACAAAACTTGAAAAACAATTAGAAGATACTAAAAACGAATGGAAAAAAGCACAAGGTGAGAAAAACACTTGTGTAACTGCTGAAGATATCGCAGTCGTTGTTGCAAATTGGACAGGTATTCCAATTACGAAATTAAACGAAACTGAGTCAGAACGATTACTAAACTTAGAAACTATCTTACATGAACGTGTAATCGGTCAAAACGATGCAGTTAAATCAATTTCTAAAGCAGTAAGACGTGCCCGTGCTGGTCTTAAAGATCCTAAGAGACCAATTGGTAGCTTCATATTCTTAGGACCAACAGGTGTTGGTAAAACTGAACTTGCACGTACATTAGCTGATGCAATGTTCGGTGAAGAAGATGCTATGATCAGAGTGGACATGAGTGAGTTTATGGAGAAACACTCTGTCAGCCGTTTAGTAGGTTCTCCTCCAGGTTATGTAGGTCATGATGATGGTGGACAATTAACTGAAAATGTAAGACGTAAACCATATTCAGTTATCCTATTTGACGAAATTGAAAAAGCACATCCAGATGTATTTAATATCTTGTTACAAGTGTTAGATGATGGTCATTTAACAGATTCTAAAGGTCGTAAAGTAGACTTTAGAAATACTGTCATTATCATGACATCAAACGTTGGTGCACAAGAATTACAAAATGCTAAATTTGTTGGATTCGGCGCTAAAGAAAGTGGACCGGATTACGAAACTATCAGAAAAACAATGATGGATGAATTAAAACAACAATTTAGACCAGAATTCTTAAATCGTGTAGATGATATTATCGTCTTCCACAAACTTGAAAAAACACATCTTAAAGAAATTGTGAATAAAATGGCTGGTAACTTAACGAACCGATTATCAGAACAAGGCATTCACATTACGCTTTCAGATTCAGCACAAGAAAAAATTGCTGATGAAGGATTCGATCTAGAATATGGTGCAAGACCATTAACACGTGCTATTCAAAAACACGTCGAAGATAATTTAAGTGAATTAATCTTATCTGGACAAGATTTAGTAGGTAAAGATGTCATTGTAGATTATAGAGATGATGAATTTAAATTCGATTTATCAGATCACAAAGAAGCAGAAGAAACTTCAAAAGCTTAA
- a CDS encoding protein arginine kinase produces MEEHMNEHISDWMKETEDTPIVMSSRIRLARNLQDEVHPLKYEEDDETGNKVIEKVSKALSELKLTKLSDLSELDQNKLVFKHLISPALTKQKFGAVLLNEDESTSVMINEEDHVRIQVMGHNLVLNELYETASKLDDELDKHLTISYDEQHGFLTTCPTNIGTGLRASVMLHLPGLSIMKRMKRIVQAINRFGYTIRGIYGEGTGALGHVYQISNQLTLGKTEEEIIEDLTQIVEQIISEEEQIRQRLDRFNHMETKDRVHRAKGILKSAQLMSVEEASLRLSEMKLGIDLGHIESNNFNFDNLMVTIQTPFFEGNDAEQSVDEQRATFLREHI; encoded by the coding sequence ATGGAAGAGCATATGAATGAACACATTAGCGATTGGATGAAAGAAACAGAAGACACGCCAATTGTCATGAGTTCTAGAATAAGACTTGCACGTAACCTTCAAGACGAAGTTCATCCGCTCAAATATGAAGAAGATGACGAAACAGGCAATAAAGTAATAGAAAAAGTGAGTAAAGCATTATCAGAATTGAAATTGACGAAGTTATCAGATTTAAGTGAATTGGATCAGAATAAACTCGTGTTCAAACATCTCATTAGCCCGGCACTGACAAAACAAAAATTTGGTGCAGTATTATTAAATGAAGATGAATCAACAAGTGTTATGATCAACGAAGAAGATCACGTTAGAATACAAGTTATGGGTCACAATCTTGTGCTAAACGAGTTGTATGAAACAGCATCTAAATTAGATGATGAGCTTGATAAACATCTAACGATTTCATATGATGAACAACACGGATTTTTAACGACTTGTCCAACGAACATTGGAACAGGGTTAAGAGCGAGTGTTATGTTGCACTTACCTGGTTTAAGCATTATGAAACGTATGAAGAGAATTGTACAAGCTATCAATAGATTCGGATATACTATTCGAGGAATTTATGGTGAAGGTACAGGTGCACTTGGGCATGTGTATCAAATCTCCAATCAATTAACACTTGGTAAGACTGAAGAAGAAATCATTGAAGATTTAACACAAATTGTTGAACAAATCATTAGTGAAGAAGAACAAATTAGACAAAGACTTGATCGTTTTAATCACATGGAAACAAAAGACAGAGTTCATCGTGCGAAAGGAATATTGAAATCTGCACAATTAATGTCTGTTGAAGAAGCTTCATTGAGATTAAGTGAAATGAAACTGGGTATAGATTTAGGACATATCGAGAGTAATAACTTTAATTTTGATAATTTAATGGTTACAATACAAACACCATTCTTTGAAGGTAATGACGCGGAACAATCTGTAGATGAACAAAGAGCAACCTTTTTAAGAGAACATATATAA